The following are from one region of the Anaeropeptidivorans aminofermentans genome:
- a CDS encoding DEAD/DEAH box helicase family protein, producing the protein MAKERRKIQFQFDDQLDYQLDAINSVVRLFDGLPKKIRGLYEPASYIKGLAEGDPVSNAEISSGSRMLENLRTVQLDNGLYADKALYDNNFTIEMETGTGKTYVYLRTILELYQKYGFKKFMIVVPSIPIRLGVEKSIQQLKEHFKAIYNMDLTKHSFIYDSKNPNRIISSFVEAKDLSLCILNIQAFNKDSNKIRAEDEYGRVLWADIKQIRPIVIIDEPQKIEGAKSKKSKSLQAIEDINPLFTLRYSATHKKLYNQIYKLNSYDAYKKELVKQIQVKTINGVIPKDFPYIRYLDFTKDLYARIEMFSQKQGRGIRFETFKVRGNASLFDLSGGLPQYADYRIAEDPHKLKPLKVSAGNETIELASGHSTYEITENEAVRIQIRLAIENHFKKQTEILRKGRKIKVLTLFFVDNVSKVRDNTRSDGRGDYLRIFDEEYERAVKGENGKKMFENLKEALNSFAGPDEIFKVREGYFAVDKYKNAVEVEGWDSSLPEEELKIKTKSQEDIDRGIELILRKKDELISFDEPLAFIFSHSALREGWDNPNIFTICTLKNAGSDIAKKQEIGRGLRLPVDINGVRCTDSAINELTIIANDNFAHFADRLQKDFNDAMNFKKDEVTPDILAVTLKKAGVPIDKINAKLVDKLREELFFAGIINSKNMLTGKANQINGNILFTDATLKEHCIMIMKAFKESMVEKGSSKIHIRNGDNEPMENSRRSYCSEESFFKIFRSLAEQLSKRTIYRLNLDKEKFIDECINEINALLLYRKVQNQYEIKGAEVEADDTGRIVISGRDTKVLNRYEEEPIIPKSDFELANRIMYHTNLPRFAIFRILQKIEKKLLLSNQDILDTVIRCIASVLTAFEKFVAFQMPNTQKLATF; encoded by the coding sequence ATGGCGAAAGAAAGAAGAAAGATACAATTTCAGTTCGATGATCAGCTTGACTATCAGCTTGACGCAATCAATTCTGTTGTCAGGCTTTTTGACGGCCTCCCTAAAAAAATAAGAGGGCTCTATGAGCCGGCGTCTTATATTAAAGGCCTTGCAGAAGGCGACCCCGTTTCCAATGCTGAAATTTCCTCAGGCAGCCGAATGCTTGAAAATTTGCGCACAGTGCAGCTGGATAACGGCCTGTATGCCGACAAAGCTCTTTACGATAATAATTTTACAATAGAGATGGAAACCGGCACAGGGAAAACCTATGTTTACCTTCGTACAATTTTAGAGCTGTATCAGAAATACGGGTTTAAAAAGTTCATGATTGTAGTGCCGAGCATTCCCATTCGGCTGGGGGTGGAAAAATCCATTCAGCAGCTAAAAGAGCATTTTAAGGCCATTTATAATATGGACCTTACGAAGCATAGTTTTATTTATGACAGCAAGAATCCAAATCGTATTATCAGCAGCTTTGTAGAGGCAAAGGACTTATCCCTCTGTATTCTGAATATACAGGCCTTTAATAAAGACAGCAATAAAATCCGTGCCGAGGACGAATACGGCAGGGTGCTGTGGGCGGATATTAAACAGATACGCCCGATTGTAATTATTGATGAGCCCCAGAAAATTGAAGGGGCTAAAAGTAAAAAATCCAAGTCCTTGCAAGCCATTGAAGACATAAATCCTCTTTTTACTTTGCGTTATTCGGCAACCCATAAGAAGCTATATAATCAGATTTATAAGCTTAATTCCTATGATGCCTATAAAAAAGAGCTTGTGAAACAAATTCAGGTTAAAACAATAAACGGCGTTATTCCAAAGGACTTTCCCTATATCCGCTATCTTGATTTTACAAAGGACCTCTACGCACGGATTGAGATGTTTTCCCAAAAGCAAGGGCGGGGCATCCGCTTTGAGACCTTTAAAGTCCGGGGAAACGCATCGCTTTTTGATTTATCGGGGGGCCTGCCGCAATATGCAGATTACCGTATTGCAGAAGACCCCCATAAGCTGAAGCCTCTGAAGGTTTCTGCAGGAAATGAAACTATTGAATTAGCTTCCGGTCACAGTACCTACGAAATTACCGAAAACGAAGCTGTCCGAATTCAAATACGCCTTGCCATTGAAAATCACTTTAAAAAGCAGACAGAGATTTTGCGTAAAGGGCGGAAGATAAAGGTTTTGACATTGTTTTTCGTAGATAATGTCTCAAAGGTGCGAGACAATACGAGAAGTGACGGCCGCGGTGATTATCTGCGTATTTTTGATGAAGAATATGAAAGGGCGGTTAAAGGGGAAAATGGAAAGAAAATGTTTGAGAACCTAAAGGAAGCCCTTAATTCCTTTGCCGGTCCTGATGAAATTTTTAAAGTCCGGGAGGGCTACTTTGCCGTGGATAAATATAAAAATGCGGTTGAAGTAGAAGGCTGGGATTCAAGCCTTCCGGAAGAAGAGCTGAAAATAAAGACAAAATCCCAGGAGGATATTGACCGGGGAATTGAGCTGATTCTTAGAAAGAAGGACGAGCTGATTTCCTTTGACGAGCCGCTGGCCTTTATTTTTTCTCATTCCGCTTTGCGGGAAGGATGGGATAATCCCAATATTTTCACCATCTGTACCCTTAAAAATGCCGGAAGCGATATTGCAAAAAAACAGGAAATCGGGCGTGGATTACGGCTTCCGGTGGATATTAACGGCGTACGCTGCACAGATTCTGCCATTAACGAGCTTACGATTATTGCCAATGATAATTTTGCCCATTTTGCCGACAGACTGCAAAAGGATTTTAATGACGCCATGAACTTTAAGAAAGATGAGGTTACGCCGGATATTCTTGCAGTCACTTTGAAAAAGGCAGGCGTGCCCATAGATAAGATAAATGCCAAGCTTGTTGATAAGCTGCGGGAGGAGCTTTTCTTCGCCGGCATTATCAACTCAAAAAACATGCTGACAGGCAAGGCAAATCAAATAAACGGAAATATTTTATTTACTGATGCTACATTAAAAGAACACTGTATAATGATTATGAAGGCCTTTAAAGAAAGCATGGTAGAAAAAGGCAGCAGTAAAATCCATATCCGTAACGGGGATAATGAGCCGATGGAAAACAGCAGACGCTCCTATTGCTCCGAAGAAAGCTTTTTTAAGATTTTCAGGAGCTTAGCTGAGCAATTGTCTAAACGGACTATTTATAGGCTTAATCTTGATAAAGAGAAGTTTATTGATGAGTGCATCAATGAAATCAATGCGCTTTTATTATACCGCAAGGTGCAAAATCAATATGAAATCAAAGGCGCTGAAGTGGAGGCAGACGACACAGGGCGCATCGTTATTAGCGGCAGGGATACGAAAGTCCTGAATCGCTATGAAGAGGAGCCTATTATCCCAAAAAGTGATTTTGAACTTGCAAATCGCATTATGTACCATACGAATCTGCCCCGCTTTGCAATTTTTAGAATTTTACAGAAAATAGAAAAGAAATTACTGCTTTCCAATCAGGACATTTTAGATACTGTTATCCGCTGCATTGCGAGTGTTCTTACAGCATTTGAGAAGTTCGTGGCTTTTCAAATGCCGAACACTCAAAAATTAGCAACGTTTTGA
- a CDS encoding site-specific DNA-methyltransferase, whose translation MENRVPKEIFSNAENSLNKLYKIFPNVIKDGQVDFDALKEELGIFEETGTEKFELTWAGKQNAKKTAQSDVSGRTLKYIPEDGKNTDITENLYIEGDNLEVLKLLRTNYYGAVKMIYIDPPYNTGNDFVYRDKFIQAKAVMDEKEMETVDGERMIVNQKSSNRFHANWLNMMYPRLRVARDLLRSDGVIFISIDDNEVAQLRKICDEIFGEENFEGHIHWRRRHNQPNDKTKMIGLVAEHILAYAKDSDALRAAGVGKIDLTGDFSNPDKDPRGDWASKPWKVGSDQSGSRYIIETPGGTVFDEEWMGEEKTYKELLADNRIIFPRGGDGMPRKKYFRFEREEEGQCATNWWEHGQFGHNQGANDCVTELFGVKNVFSNPKPVELIRGLIQISNAKDNDRYYSGLFLRLCNYCPCSDANEW comes from the coding sequence ATGGAGAACAGAGTTCCGAAAGAGATTTTTTCTAATGCGGAAAATTCATTAAATAAATTATATAAAATCTTTCCCAATGTAATTAAAGATGGGCAAGTGGATTTTGATGCCCTTAAAGAAGAACTGGGTATATTTGAAGAGACTGGGACAGAGAAATTCGAGCTTACCTGGGCAGGCAAACAGAATGCAAAAAAAACAGCCCAGTCGGATGTTTCAGGGCGCACTCTCAAATATATACCGGAAGACGGCAAAAATACCGACATCACCGAAAACTTATATATAGAAGGGGATAACCTTGAAGTCCTTAAATTATTGCGTACAAATTATTACGGCGCAGTTAAAATGATTTATATTGACCCCCCCTATAACACCGGCAATGATTTTGTTTACCGTGATAAGTTTATCCAGGCGAAAGCTGTAATGGACGAAAAGGAAATGGAAACCGTCGATGGGGAGCGTATGATTGTAAATCAGAAGTCTTCCAATCGTTTCCATGCCAATTGGCTTAATATGATGTATCCCCGCCTGCGGGTAGCAAGGGATTTATTACGAAGCGACGGTGTAATTTTCATTAGCATTGATGATAATGAAGTTGCTCAGCTTCGTAAAATCTGCGATGAAATATTCGGCGAAGAAAATTTTGAAGGCCATATCCATTGGCGGAGACGGCATAATCAGCCAAATGATAAAACCAAGATGATAGGCCTTGTTGCGGAGCATATTCTTGCATATGCCAAAGACAGCGATGCACTGCGTGCCGCAGGGGTAGGGAAAATAGATTTGACAGGAGATTTTTCAAACCCGGATAAGGACCCTCGGGGCGATTGGGCATCGAAGCCTTGGAAGGTAGGCTCTGACCAATCAGGAAGCAGGTATATTATTGAGACCCCAGGAGGTACCGTATTTGATGAAGAATGGATGGGAGAAGAAAAAACCTATAAAGAGCTTTTGGCTGATAACCGCATTATTTTCCCTCGGGGAGGCGATGGCATGCCCCGTAAAAAATACTTCCGCTTTGAACGGGAGGAAGAAGGGCAATGTGCCACAAACTGGTGGGAGCATGGCCAATTTGGCCATAATCAAGGGGCCAATGACTGTGTTACAGAGCTTTTCGGCGTAAAGAATGTTTTCAGTAATCCAAAGCCTGTGGAGCTCATCAGGGGGCTCATTCAAATATCCAATGCAAAGGATAATGATAGATATTATTCTGGACTTTTTCTCCGGCTCTGCAACTACTGCCCATGCAGTGATGCTAATGAATGGTGA
- a CDS encoding urease accessory protein UreH domain-containing protein, which yields MDRSVKTKKLDISGMTCVNCENKIQKKLTHSAGIKKAEVSYVSGTALITYDMDIISLKDIYMIIKKLGYETAQGNQPNTKETDTLSLLMIILGLYMIMNHFGFLNLLAPSQLAETNMGYGMLFVIGLVTSVHCIAMCGGINLSQCINNDSAEEGKSLFLRLRPSFLYNFGRVISYTAAGFIVGALGSVITFSNFTQGVLKLLAGVFMVIMGLNMLNVFPQLRKFNPRIPKFFGRRIDAEKSKSKSPLIVGLLNGLMPCGPLQAMQIYALSTGNPFEGAFSMFLFSMGTVPLMFTLGVLSSVLSKKFSGRFMTIGAVLVAVLGLSMVSQGWSLTGIDNFLGRPSIVNAASDSSGIVMEDGVQVVKSTLSPGRYPAITVQDGIPVKWIIDAPEGSINGCNNRIFIKEYGIEYSFKKGENIIEFTPKREGNFRYSCWMGMIRSTITVVGEEEAGKTASENGASSQEANILPDDDKPIPANYVIPADKIAAGEITSQGEYKYQTVTIELTDEGFSPAVAVLQEGIETIWIIHNKSVLDSNFMLLIPSYGTAVEMGPNENQLYLYPTESFDFSNGDSSFFGLVKIVPDLNSIDYDSIKTEAKTYETFIWPLETFRQSDGASCH from the coding sequence GTGGACCGGTCTGTAAAAACAAAAAAACTGGACATAAGCGGAATGACCTGTGTAAACTGCGAAAATAAAATTCAAAAAAAGCTTACCCATTCTGCCGGAATTAAAAAAGCAGAGGTAAGCTATGTTTCGGGAACGGCATTAATTACATATGATATGGATATTATATCCTTAAAAGACATTTACATGATTATAAAAAAGCTGGGCTATGAAACAGCCCAAGGCAATCAGCCGAACACCAAAGAAACAGATACCTTAAGCCTGCTGATGATTATCCTTGGCCTTTATATGATAATGAACCATTTTGGATTTTTGAATTTGCTTGCGCCAAGCCAGCTTGCCGAAACCAATATGGGCTATGGTATGCTGTTTGTAATCGGCCTTGTTACATCCGTTCACTGCATTGCTATGTGCGGCGGCATTAATTTATCCCAGTGTATCAATAATGACAGCGCTGAGGAAGGAAAAAGCCTCTTTTTAAGGCTTAGGCCGTCTTTTTTATATAATTTCGGCAGAGTAATTTCTTACACAGCAGCGGGCTTCATTGTAGGGGCTCTCGGCTCGGTTATTACCTTTTCAAACTTTACCCAAGGGGTTTTAAAGCTTTTGGCAGGGGTCTTCATGGTGATTATGGGGCTTAATATGCTAAATGTATTTCCGCAGCTTAGAAAATTCAATCCAAGAATACCGAAGTTTTTTGGCCGCAGAATAGATGCAGAAAAATCAAAGAGCAAGAGCCCCCTTATTGTGGGCCTTCTTAACGGGCTCATGCCCTGCGGCCCCCTGCAGGCTATGCAGATTTATGCCCTTTCTACAGGAAATCCTTTTGAAGGCGCCTTTTCCATGTTTTTATTCAGTATGGGAACCGTTCCTTTAATGTTTACCCTTGGCGTTCTCAGCTCGGTTTTAAGTAAAAAATTCTCAGGCAGGTTTATGACAATAGGCGCCGTTTTGGTTGCTGTGCTTGGGCTTTCTATGGTTTCACAAGGGTGGAGCTTAACAGGGATTGATAATTTTTTAGGCCGGCCTTCTATTGTAAACGCCGCTTCGGATAGTTCAGGAATAGTCATGGAAGACGGCGTACAGGTGGTTAAAAGCACCCTTTCCCCGGGAAGATACCCTGCGATTACCGTTCAGGACGGTATACCGGTCAAATGGATTATCGATGCGCCGGAAGGCAGTATAAACGGCTGCAATAACAGAATATTTATCAAAGAATACGGCATAGAATATTCCTTTAAAAAGGGTGAAAATATTATTGAATTTACCCCCAAGAGAGAGGGAAATTTCCGCTACAGCTGCTGGATGGGCATGATACGCAGCACCATAACCGTGGTCGGGGAAGAGGAAGCCGGTAAAACAGCCTCCGAAAACGGGGCTTCTTCACAAGAGGCAAATATATTGCCGGACGATGATAAGCCTATTCCTGCAAACTATGTGATTCCGGCAGATAAAATTGCCGCTGGGGAAATAACGTCTCAGGGAGAATATAAATATCAGACAGTGACCATAGAACTTACGGATGAGGGATTCAGCCCTGCCGTTGCAGTCTTGCAAGAAGGCATTGAAACCATATGGATTATTCACAATAAATCAGTGCTTGATTCAAATTTCATGCTGCTTATCCCCTCTTATGGGACGGCGGTGGAGATGGGCCCCAATGAAAATCAGCTGTATTTATATCCAACGGAAAGCTTTGATTTTTCAAACGGCGACAGCAGCTTTTTCGGACTTGTAAAAATTGTTCCGGATTTGAATTCTATAGATTATGATTCCATAAAGACAGAAGCCAAAACCTATGAAACATTTATATGGCCCCTGGAAACCTTTCGGCAAAGCGACGGGGCAAGCTGCCATTAA
- a CDS encoding DUF2318 domain-containing protein, protein MRLLKGINNKNHMKRNRKKLKTITAVSMTLLLAMLTGCSSAAVSKESSGNSGNANKEENTNSSGSSGGDLVIPLSGISEEASFYPMEVEGISLEVIAVKDSEGTIRTAFNTCQICYDSGRGYYEQSGDVLICQNCGNRFKMSQVEVQSGGCNPWPIFAENKIVDDENITISQDFLKEATVLFENWKVEY, encoded by the coding sequence ATGAGACTTTTAAAAGGAATAAACAATAAAAACCATATGAAAAGAAATAGGAAGAAGCTTAAAACAATAACGGCAGTTTCAATGACTTTACTTTTGGCAATGCTTACAGGGTGCAGCAGTGCAGCAGTTTCCAAAGAAAGCAGTGGAAATTCAGGCAATGCCAACAAAGAAGAAAATACAAATAGCTCCGGTTCATCCGGCGGCGACCTTGTAATCCCTTTAAGCGGCATTTCGGAAGAAGCGTCCTTTTATCCCATGGAGGTGGAAGGCATATCCCTTGAAGTCATCGCCGTAAAGGATTCGGAAGGGACAATCCGTACCGCTTTTAATACCTGCCAGATTTGCTATGATTCAGGAAGAGGCTATTATGAGCAGAGCGGCGACGTTTTAATCTGCCAAAACTGCGGAAACCGTTTTAAAATGAGTCAGGTTGAAGTACAGTCTGGCGGCTGTAACCCATGGCCTATTTTTGCAGAAAATAAAATAGTAGATGATGAGAATATAACCATATCCCAGGACTTTTTAAAAGAAGCCACAGTTCTTTTTGAAAACTGGAAAGTTGAATATTAA